One Bos taurus isolate L1 Dominette 01449 registration number 42190680 breed Hereford chromosome 14, ARS-UCD2.0, whole genome shotgun sequence genomic region harbors:
- the LOC101906456 gene encoding uncharacterized protein produces the protein MYPHPPVSSPPCILNPLYPQPPVSSTPCILILLYPHPPVSSPPCILTLLYPHAPVSSSPCILTPLYPHPPVSSSPCILSPLYPHPPVSSTPCILTPLYPHPPVSSSSCILNPLYPHPLVSSPPCILIPLYPHPPVSSPPCILNPLYPHPPVSSSPCILNPLYPHPSVSSPPCILIPLYPHPPVSSSPCVFNPLYPHAPVSSPPCILIPLYPQPPVSSSPCILTPLYPHPLVSSPPCILTPQYPQPPVSSPLCILIPLYPQPPVSSPPCILIPLYPQPPVSTTPCILIPLYPHPPVSSTPCILNPLYPHPPVSSSPCILIPLYPQPPVSSSPCILIPLYPHPTESSTPCILIPLYPHPPVSSSPCILIPLYPQPPVSSSPCILIPLYPQPPVSSSPCILNPLYPQPPVSSSPCILTPMYPHPPVSSPPCILNPLYPQPPVSSTPCILILLYPHPPVSSPPCILTLLYPHPPVSSSPCILTPLYPHPPVSSSPCILSPLYPHPPVSSTPCILTPLYPHPPVSSSPCILNPLYPHPLVSSPPCILIPLYPHPPVSSPPCILNPLYPHPPVSSSPCILNPLYPHPSVSSPPCILIPLYPHPPVSSPPCVFNPLYPHAPVSSPPCILIPLCLQPPVSSRPCILTPLYPHPPVSSTPCILIPLYPHPPVSSSPCILTSLYPHAPVSSTPCILTPLYPHPPVSSPPCILTPLYPHPPVSSSPCILTPLYPHPPVSSTPCILNPLYPQPPVSSSPCILIPLYPHPTESSPPCILNPLYPHPPVSSSPCILNPLYPHPPVSSTPCILTPLYPHPTESSSPCILNPLYPHPPVFSCPCIRGATLILPSASRLKKEGRKV, from the coding sequence ATGTATCCTCACCCCCCTGTATCCTCACCCCCCTGCATCCTCAACCCCCTGTATCCTCAACCCCCTGTATCCTCAACCCCATGTATCCTCATCCTCCTGTATCCTCACCCCCCTGTATCCTCACCCCCCTGTATCCTCACCCTCCTGTATCCTCACGCCCCTGTATCTTCATCCCCCTGTATCCTCACCCCTCTGTATCCTCACCCCCCTGTATCCTCATCCCCCTGTATCCTCAGCCCCCTGTATCCTCATCCCCCTGTATCTTCAACCCCCTGTATCCTCACCCCCCTGTATCCTCACCCCCCTGTATCCTCATCCTCCTGTATCCTCAACCCCCTGTATCCTCATCCCCTTGTATCCTCACCCCCCTGTATCCTCATCCCCTTGTATCCTCACCCCCCTGTATCCTCACCCCCCTGTATCCTCAACCCCCTGTATCCTCACCCCCCTGTATCCTCATCCCCCTGTATCCTCAACCCCCTGTATCCTCACCCCTCTGTATCCTCACCCCCCTGTATCCTCATCCCCCTGTATCCTCACCCCCCTGTATCCTCATCCCCCTGTGTCTTCAACCCCCTGTATCCTCACGCCCCTGTATCCTCACCCCCCTGTATCCTCATCCCCCTGTATCCTCAACCCCCTGTATCCTCATCCCCTTGTATCCTCACCCCCCTGTATCCTCATCCCCTTGTATCCTCACCCCCCTGTATCCTCACGCCCCAGTATCCTCAACCCCCTGTATCCTCACCCCTCTGTATCCTCATCCCCCTGTATCCTCAACCCCCTGTATCCTCACCCCCCTGTATCCTCATCCCCCTGTATCCTCAACCCCCTGTATCCACAACCCCCTGTATCCTCATCCCCCTGTATCCTCATCCCCCTGTATCCTCAACCCCCTGTATCCTCAACCCCCTGTATCCTCATCCCCCTGTATCCTCATCCCCCTGTATCCTCATCCCCCTGTATCCTCAACCCCCTGTATCCTCATCCCCCTGTATCCTCATCCCCCTGTATCCTCACCCCACTGAATCCTCAACCCCCTGTATCCTCATCCCCCTGTATCCTCATCCCCCTGTATCCTCATCCCCCTGTATCCTCATCCCCCTGTATCCTCAACCCCCTGTATCCTCATCCCCCTGTATCCTCATCCCCCTGTATCCTCAACCCCCTGTATCCTCATCCCCCTGTATCCTCAACCCCCTGTATCCTCAACCCCCTGTATCCTCATCCCCCTGTATCCTCACCCCCATGTATCCTCACCCCCCTGTATCCTCACCCCCCTGCATCCTCAACCCCCTGTATCCTCAACCCCCTGTATCCTCAACCCCATGTATCCTCATCCTCCTGTATCCTCACCCCCCTGTATCCTCACCCCCCTGTATCCTCACCCTCCTGTATCCTCACCCCCCTGTATCCTCATCCCCCTGTATCCTCACCCCTCTGTATCCTCACCCCCCTGTATCCTCATCCCCCTGTATCCTCAGCCCCCTGTATCCTCATCCCCCTGTATCTTCAACCCCCTGTATCCTCACCCCCCTGTATCCTCACCCCCCTGTATCCTCATCCCCCTGTATCCTCAACCCCCTGTATCCTCATCCCCTTGTATCCTCACCCCCCTGTATCCTCATCCCCTTGTATCCTCACCCCCCTGTATCCTCACCCCCCTGTATCCTCAACCCCCTGTATCCTCACCCCCCTGTATCCTCATCCCCCTGTATCCTCAACCCCCTGTATCCTCACCCCTCTGTATCCTCACCCCCCTGTATCCTCATCCCCCTGTATCCTCACCCCCCTGTATCCTCACCCCCCTGTGTCTTCAACCCCCTGTATCCTCACGCCCCTGTATCCTCACCCCCCTGTATCCTCATCCCCCTGTGTCTTCAACCCCCTGTATCCTCACGCCCCTGTATCCTCACCCCCCTGTATCCTCATCCCCCTGTATCCTCAACCCCCTGTATCCTCATCCCCTTGTATCCTCACCCCCCTGTATCCTCATCCCCTTGTATCCTCACCTCCCTGTATCCTCACGCCCCAGTATCCTCAACCCCCTGTATCCTCACCCCTCTGTATCCTCATCCCCCTGTATCCTCACCCCCCTGTATCCTCACCCCCCTGTATCCTCACCCCCCTGTATCCTCATCCCCCTGTATCCTCACCCCCCTGTATCCTCATCCCCCTGTATCCTCAACCCCCTGTATCCTCAACCCCCTGTATCCTCAACCCCCTGTATCCTCATCCCCCTGTATCCTCATCCCCCTGTATCCTCACCCCACTGAATCCTCACCCCCCTGTATCCTCAACCCCCTGTATCCTCATCCCCCTGTATCCTCATCCCCCTGTATCCTCAACCCCCTGTATCCTCATCCCCCTGTATCCTCAACCCCCTGTATCCTCACCCCCCTGTATCCTCACCCCACTGAATCCTCATCCCCCTGTATCCTCAACCCCCTGTATCCTCATCCCCCTGTATTCTCATGCCCCTGTATCCGTGGAGCAACCCTCATCTTACCTTCTGCAAGCAGgctgaagaaggaaggaaggaaggtatgA